The Corynebacterium comes genome window below encodes:
- a CDS encoding RNA polymerase-binding protein RbpA: MADRVLRGSRMGAVSYETDRDHDLAPRQMVKYRTDSGEIYEVPFAEDAEIPEEWMCKNGQLGTLMEGEGVESKPVKPPRTHWDMLLERRSIEELDVLLEERIELLRKRRRSAARLLKEQQAKEGE; this comes from the coding sequence ATGGCAGATCGCGTACTCCGCGGCAGCCGCATGGGTGCCGTCAGCTATGAAACTGACCGCGACCACGACCTTGCCCCGCGCCAGATGGTGAAGTACCGCACAGACAGCGGCGAGATCTACGAGGTCCCGTTCGCCGAGGACGCGGAGATCCCCGAGGAGTGGATGTGCAAGAACGGCCAGCTGGGAACCCTCATGGAGGGCGAGGGCGTCGAGTCCAAGCCTGTCAAGCCCCCGCGTACTCACTGGGACATGCTGCTCGAACGTCGCTCCATCGAGGAACTGGATGTGCTCCTGGAGGAGCGCATCGAGCTGCTGCGTAAGCGTCGTCGTTCCGCGGCCCGTCTGCTCAAGGAGCAGCAGGCCAAGGAAGGCGAGTAA
- the lnt gene encoding apolipoprotein N-acyltransferase, with the protein MTLLLRLFLAAASGFLAFTSNEPLGWWFMAVFGMAGLYISLMPWKGRPGPSLRAGALLGFVHALVLYLFMLPWIGEFVGNLPYVALALFCALSALITGLGGVAVARWRYGFLAFPFVYLFVEWVRSSFPFGGFAWVRLAWGQINGPLANLVVWGGPALVTLATVMVGAGLAGLFVRDRRVRVTAVVMAIVPLLAGLLTGLTVVNHEDATVGDVTVAAVQGNVPRMGLDFNAQRRAVLGNHVKVTEQLAAQVGESGQELDLVIWPENSSDVNPFADERAGELVDRGVAAVDAPVLVGTITRDEVGDRNTMVVMDPETGRGDHHHKHFLQPFGEYMPLRDFFRMFSPYVDQAGDFKPGPPEFTVRMRDVIVGVATCYEVAFDPAYRQAVLDGAQLLSTPTNNATFGFTDMTYQQLAMSRMRAIEVDRALVVAATSGVSAIIHPDGSVSQKTGIFHPGTLVETLPLRDSITFAARYGQVVQWGLIILGGMFLAAALVAARRKPLPATGKRRPTTSRRRPS; encoded by the coding sequence GTGACCCTCCTGCTGCGCCTGTTCCTCGCCGCAGCCTCCGGCTTCCTCGCCTTCACCTCCAACGAACCGTTGGGCTGGTGGTTCATGGCCGTCTTCGGCATGGCGGGGCTCTACATCAGCCTGATGCCCTGGAAGGGGCGCCCCGGGCCGTCCTTGCGCGCGGGCGCTCTGCTCGGATTCGTCCACGCCCTGGTGCTCTACCTGTTCATGCTGCCGTGGATCGGCGAGTTCGTGGGGAACCTGCCCTACGTGGCGCTCGCCCTCTTCTGCGCCCTCTCCGCGCTGATCACCGGCCTGGGCGGCGTGGCTGTCGCGCGCTGGCGCTACGGATTCCTCGCCTTCCCCTTCGTCTACCTGTTCGTCGAATGGGTACGCAGCTCCTTCCCCTTCGGCGGTTTCGCCTGGGTGCGCCTGGCCTGGGGCCAGATCAACGGGCCGCTGGCCAACCTCGTCGTCTGGGGTGGCCCCGCGTTGGTCACCCTGGCCACCGTGATGGTCGGTGCCGGACTCGCGGGCCTGTTCGTCCGGGACCGTCGGGTCCGGGTGACGGCGGTTGTCATGGCGATCGTGCCCCTGCTGGCCGGACTGCTCACCGGCCTGACCGTGGTCAACCACGAAGACGCAACCGTCGGCGACGTCACCGTCGCCGCAGTCCAGGGCAACGTCCCGCGCATGGGCCTGGACTTCAACGCCCAGCGCCGGGCGGTGCTGGGCAATCACGTCAAGGTCACCGAACAGCTTGCCGCGCAGGTGGGGGAGAGCGGTCAGGAACTCGACCTGGTCATCTGGCCCGAGAACTCCTCCGACGTCAATCCCTTCGCCGACGAGCGTGCCGGCGAGCTGGTCGACCGGGGGGTCGCGGCCGTGGATGCGCCGGTGCTGGTGGGCACCATCACCCGCGACGAGGTCGGCGACCGCAACACCATGGTCGTGATGGACCCGGAGACCGGCCGGGGCGACCACCACCACAAGCACTTCCTCCAGCCCTTCGGCGAATACATGCCCCTGCGGGACTTCTTCCGAATGTTCTCGCCCTACGTGGACCAGGCCGGCGACTTCAAGCCCGGCCCGCCCGAGTTCACGGTCCGCATGCGGGACGTCATCGTGGGCGTGGCCACCTGCTACGAGGTGGCCTTCGACCCGGCCTACCGCCAGGCGGTCCTGGACGGCGCCCAGCTGCTGAGCACGCCCACCAACAACGCCACCTTCGGCTTCACCGACATGACCTACCAGCAGCTGGCCATGAGCCGGATGCGTGCCATCGAGGTCGACCGGGCCCTGGTCGTTGCCGCCACCTCCGGCGTTTCCGCCATCATCCACCCCGACGGCTCCGTCAGCCAGAAGACCGGGATCTTCCACCCCGGCACCCTCGTGGAGACGCTCCCGCTGCGTGATTCCATCACGTTCGCGGCCCGGTACGGCCAGGTCGTTCAGTGGGGACTTATAATCCTGGGAGGCATGTTCTTGGCCGCCGCCCTGGTGGCCGCCCGCCGGAAGCCGCTTCCTGCCACAGGAAAGCGGCGACCGACAACATCCAGAAGGAGACCATCGTGA
- a CDS encoding DUF2919 family protein: MTPSRMIPMIWLRLIVILAFGVFVAWQGHWIVGIIAGILVLVSVWQLWYAYRQRERQ; this comes from the coding sequence ATGACTCCTTCCCGGATGATCCCGATGATCTGGCTGCGCCTGATTGTCATCCTGGCGTTCGGCGTCTTCGTCGCCTGGCAGGGTCATTGGATCGTCGGCATCATCGCCGGCATCCTGGTCCTGGTGTCCGTCTGGCAGCTCTGGTACGCATATCGGCAGCGTGAACGGCAGTAG
- a CDS encoding polyprenol monophosphomannose synthase, producing MTNPSDATLVIIPTYNELENLPLIVGRVRAATPEVDILIVDDNSPDGTGAKADELAAEDEHVNVLHREGKGGLCGAYVAGFQWGLEREYTVLCEMDADGSHAPEQLHLLLAEIDAGADLVIGSRYVPGGKVVNWPKKRWILSKGGNAYISLMLGGGLSDMTAGYRAYRRAVLEEMDLDELSNAGYIFQVDLAWRANVAGFDVREVPITFTEREIGESKLDGSFVKDSLFEVTRWGVKHRAGQLAEMAGVTRSVIGYEYNRWNRNRRR from the coding sequence GTGACCAACCCCAGTGACGCGACCCTGGTTATCATCCCCACCTACAACGAGCTGGAGAACCTCCCGCTCATCGTCGGACGCGTCCGCGCCGCCACCCCGGAGGTCGACATCCTCATCGTCGACGACAACAGCCCCGACGGCACCGGCGCCAAAGCCGATGAGCTCGCGGCCGAGGACGAGCACGTCAACGTCCTCCACCGCGAGGGCAAGGGCGGACTGTGCGGCGCCTACGTGGCGGGTTTCCAGTGGGGTCTGGAGCGCGAATACACCGTCCTGTGCGAGATGGACGCCGACGGCTCCCATGCCCCCGAGCAGCTCCACCTCCTGCTGGCCGAGATCGATGCCGGGGCGGATCTGGTCATCGGTTCCCGTTACGTCCCGGGCGGCAAGGTGGTCAACTGGCCGAAGAAGCGCTGGATCCTGTCCAAGGGTGGAAACGCCTACATCTCGCTGATGCTGGGAGGTGGCCTCTCCGACATGACCGCCGGCTACCGCGCCTACCGTCGCGCGGTGCTCGAGGAGATGGATCTGGATGAGCTGTCGAACGCCGGCTACATCTTCCAGGTTGACCTCGCGTGGCGTGCGAATGTCGCTGGTTTCGACGTCCGCGAGGTTCCCATCACCTTCACCGAGCGTGAGATCGGCGAATCGAAGCTCGACGGCAGCTTCGTCAAGGATTCCCTCTTCGAGGTCACACGCTGGGGCGTCAAGCACCGTGCGGGGCAGCTCGCAGAAATGGCCGGAGTGACCAGGAGTGTCATCGGTTACGAGTACAACCGCTGGAATCGCAACCGCAGGCGCTGA
- a CDS encoding cation-translocating P-type ATPase, producing the protein METREQGLTSAEARKRLADTGTNELPGVRRVPVLRRFLSQFTNFFALLLWGAAALALVARIPELAIAVSAVVIINGLFAFAQEERATQAAAKLRGLLPTQVTVVRDGAPTKVPAAEVVPGDVVILAAGDRLPADLTFLSTDSCTADESMLSGESLAVVKEAGDAGFGGTFLANGTAEACVTATGNNTRLAEIASLTSHVVPPPTPLQRELRRVVRTISSVALGFGVTFCIISILVGTPLHNALLFAIGVAVAMIPEGLLPTVTLSLAVGAQRMADRNALVRNLQAVETLGSATFICTDKTGTLTQNRMNVVEVWTPEGMVAVDGEGYSPVAGITGPSSATDPARRLAWAARTASRGRIRRAGEEWIADGDPMEAALDALAHRLAGPVGLSDPEPTRRFAFDPVRRRESVILGAELLVKGAPESMLPLCSNTGLADRASEELTGMANRGLRVLAVASRTLPRGTRVDEAAPEELEHDLVLEGLVGLHDPPRPGVPEAIRQARQAGIRIAMITGDHPVTAAAIARQTGLALGDPVVVEGRDLPPDEESLGELIDHDGVVVSRVSPEQKLAIARALQRRGHVLAMTGDGVNDGPALSEADIGVAMGMTGTDVAREAADLVLLDDNFATIIIAVEQGRATYTNIRRFLTYHLTSNVSELLPFVVWILSGGSFPLALGVLQILALDIGTDLLPALALGGEKPSPDVLRKPPEKRHLMDGALLTRVFVVLGPVQAAFALGIFTLVLWGSGWTWGAQPAPGLLATASGAAFCTVVVGQMANAVACRSATRPAWRINWFSNRMLLVAVLVEVALLLFFLFFAPLAGVLGHAPPPLEGALFSLLVVPTLLSVDGLHKFLRHRRRDNRSRAGSQRPADPPPLKPEG; encoded by the coding sequence ATGGAGACCAGGGAACAGGGCCTGACCTCGGCTGAGGCCAGAAAACGCCTGGCGGACACCGGAACGAATGAGCTTCCCGGGGTGCGCCGGGTCCCGGTGTTGCGGCGGTTCCTCAGCCAGTTCACGAACTTCTTCGCGTTACTTCTCTGGGGCGCGGCCGCCCTCGCCCTGGTGGCACGCATACCTGAGCTGGCAATTGCGGTCAGCGCGGTGGTGATCATCAACGGATTGTTCGCTTTCGCGCAGGAGGAACGCGCGACCCAGGCCGCCGCCAAACTCCGTGGGCTGTTGCCGACGCAGGTCACCGTCGTGCGGGATGGTGCCCCGACGAAGGTGCCGGCCGCCGAGGTGGTTCCCGGTGATGTGGTCATTCTCGCGGCCGGAGACCGCCTGCCGGCCGACCTCACTTTTTTAAGTACAGACAGCTGCACCGCGGACGAGTCGATGCTCTCCGGCGAGAGCCTGGCGGTGGTCAAGGAAGCCGGCGATGCAGGATTCGGCGGGACATTCCTTGCCAACGGTACGGCCGAGGCCTGTGTCACCGCCACGGGAAACAACACCCGACTGGCAGAGATCGCCTCCCTGACGTCACACGTGGTCCCGCCTCCCACGCCACTGCAGCGGGAGTTGCGTCGGGTCGTCCGGACGATTTCCTCGGTGGCACTGGGATTCGGCGTCACCTTCTGCATCATCTCGATTCTGGTGGGCACGCCTCTGCACAACGCACTGTTGTTCGCCATCGGAGTGGCCGTGGCCATGATCCCCGAGGGCCTGCTCCCCACGGTCACCCTGTCCCTGGCCGTGGGTGCCCAGCGGATGGCCGACCGCAACGCGCTGGTGAGGAATCTCCAGGCGGTGGAGACTCTGGGTTCCGCGACCTTCATCTGCACGGACAAGACCGGAACACTCACCCAGAACCGCATGAACGTCGTCGAGGTCTGGACTCCGGAAGGGATGGTGGCCGTCGACGGCGAGGGCTACTCCCCCGTCGCCGGGATCACCGGCCCATCGTCCGCGACAGACCCGGCGCGGCGGCTCGCGTGGGCTGCCAGAACCGCGTCACGGGGCCGCATCCGGCGCGCCGGGGAAGAGTGGATCGCTGACGGAGACCCGATGGAGGCGGCTCTCGATGCCCTGGCACATCGCCTGGCGGGGCCGGTGGGGCTGTCGGATCCGGAACCCACCAGGCGTTTCGCCTTCGATCCGGTGAGGCGGCGGGAATCCGTCATCCTGGGGGCGGAGCTGCTGGTGAAGGGCGCTCCGGAGAGCATGCTGCCCTTGTGCAGTAACACCGGGCTGGCGGACCGGGCCTCCGAGGAACTCACGGGCATGGCCAATCGTGGCCTTCGGGTTCTCGCGGTGGCCAGTCGAACTCTCCCCCGGGGAACGCGGGTGGATGAGGCGGCACCGGAGGAGCTTGAGCATGACCTGGTCCTGGAGGGGTTGGTCGGTCTGCACGATCCCCCGCGTCCGGGCGTTCCGGAGGCGATCCGGCAGGCCCGTCAGGCAGGAATCAGGATTGCGATGATCACGGGGGACCATCCGGTCACGGCCGCGGCGATCGCGCGGCAGACCGGGCTTGCACTGGGTGATCCTGTGGTCGTCGAGGGCAGGGATCTTCCCCCGGATGAGGAATCCCTGGGCGAACTGATCGATCATGATGGCGTGGTGGTCAGTCGCGTCTCTCCCGAACAGAAGCTCGCCATCGCCCGCGCCCTGCAGCGGAGGGGGCATGTGCTCGCGATGACCGGTGACGGGGTCAATGACGGCCCGGCGCTCAGTGAGGCCGACATCGGTGTGGCGATGGGCATGACGGGCACTGACGTCGCCCGGGAGGCCGCCGACCTGGTGCTTCTCGACGACAACTTCGCCACCATCATCATCGCCGTGGAACAGGGACGCGCGACCTACACCAACATCCGCCGTTTCCTCACCTACCACCTGACGAGTAACGTGTCGGAGCTCTTACCGTTCGTGGTGTGGATTCTGTCGGGCGGGAGCTTCCCCCTGGCGCTCGGGGTGCTCCAGATCCTGGCGTTGGACATCGGCACCGACCTGCTTCCCGCGCTCGCCCTCGGCGGAGAGAAACCGAGTCCGGATGTTCTGCGGAAGCCACCCGAAAAGCGTCACCTCATGGACGGAGCACTGCTGACGCGGGTGTTTGTGGTGCTCGGACCGGTGCAGGCAGCGTTCGCCCTGGGGATCTTCACCCTGGTGCTGTGGGGCTCAGGATGGACCTGGGGTGCGCAACCTGCGCCGGGCTTGCTGGCCACGGCCTCCGGTGCGGCGTTCTGCACGGTGGTCGTGGGCCAGATGGCCAATGCCGTGGCCTGCCGCAGCGCCACCCGCCCGGCCTGGAGGATCAACTGGTTCAGCAACAGAATGCTGCTGGTGGCGGTCCTCGTCGAAGTGGCGCTCCTGCTCTTCTTCCTCTTCTTCGCCCCGTTGGCCGGGGTGCTCGGTCACGCGCCCCCGCCGCTGGAGGGTGCGCTGTTCTCTCTCCTGGTCGTTCCGACCCTGCTGTCGGTGGATGGTCTGCACAAGTTTCTCCGGCATCGACGGCGGGACAACAGGTCTCGTGCTGGCAGTCAGCGTCCGGCAGATCCCCCTCCGCTGAAGCCTGAAGGGTAG
- a CDS encoding lipase family protein, giving the protein MFTNRAADPRVPRAGVGATMARAWFPLAHEVGRGVARRLMGREGHPRRPGFTEWEAEPSFDDATWVIGEKPGTLLASAPMRLLGTSGRSNPATAWRIEYVTTDARDRTITATGAFLRSHRPWSGGPRPVVAFAPSTQGVAKHCDPSYSCSVGMSVTLDGPVDIVASYELPAVTMLLAAGAHVVLTDYPRDPDFDWQLYCDHPSGGRALVDAVRAARSLGLSADAPVGMWGFSQGGAAVGMALERPGYAPDVTARAAVVGAPPSRLNEVLRHLDGSLVTGVLSYAVAGLLVVSPEIRAEILSSLTREGMDHFLADTATCAVSSVFTSGWRSTARWTHSGVPLGELLDDLPHVNAEFDRRELGAAGPSVPVLLWGSRNDDVVPVQQVLDLRDAWRAQGTRITWLEDRTPRLPGRTGANHFGPYYRHLPGNVGWLIDQLCR; this is encoded by the coding sequence GTGTTCACCAATCGTGCGGCCGACCCCCGGGTCCCCCGGGCGGGCGTGGGCGCGACCATGGCCCGGGCCTGGTTCCCGCTGGCGCATGAGGTGGGCAGGGGAGTGGCCCGCCGACTCATGGGCCGCGAGGGGCATCCGCGCCGACCGGGCTTCACCGAGTGGGAGGCGGAGCCGAGCTTCGACGACGCCACGTGGGTGATCGGCGAGAAGCCGGGGACGCTGCTGGCCTCCGCACCCATGCGTCTGCTGGGCACCTCAGGCAGGTCGAACCCCGCGACGGCCTGGCGCATCGAGTACGTCACCACCGACGCCCGCGACCGGACCATCACCGCGACCGGCGCCTTCCTGCGTTCGCACCGCCCCTGGTCCGGCGGCCCACGCCCGGTCGTCGCCTTCGCGCCCTCGACCCAGGGCGTGGCGAAGCACTGCGACCCCTCATACAGCTGTTCCGTGGGCATGAGCGTCACCCTCGACGGACCCGTCGACATCGTGGCCTCCTACGAGTTGCCCGCCGTCACCATGCTGCTCGCCGCCGGCGCCCACGTCGTGCTCACCGACTACCCGCGGGACCCGGACTTCGACTGGCAGCTCTACTGCGACCACCCCTCCGGCGGCCGTGCGCTCGTCGACGCCGTCCGTGCCGCCCGTTCCCTCGGCCTCTCAGCGGACGCACCGGTGGGAATGTGGGGCTTCTCCCAGGGTGGGGCAGCGGTGGGCATGGCGCTGGAGCGCCCCGGCTACGCGCCTGACGTGACGGCCCGTGCCGCTGTGGTGGGTGCCCCGCCCTCCCGCCTGAACGAGGTCCTGCGCCATCTCGACGGCTCCCTGGTCACCGGCGTGCTCTCCTACGCGGTCGCGGGCCTGCTGGTCGTCTCCCCGGAGATCCGCGCCGAGATCCTCAGCAGCCTCACCCGGGAGGGCATGGACCACTTCCTCGCGGACACCGCCACCTGTGCGGTCAGCTCCGTGTTCACCTCCGGGTGGCGCAGCACGGCCCGCTGGACACACTCCGGTGTGCCCCTCGGCGAGCTTCTCGACGACCTCCCCCACGTCAACGCCGAATTCGACCGTCGTGAACTCGGTGCTGCGGGCCCGTCCGTTCCCGTGTTGTTGTGGGGTTCGCGTAATGACGACGTCGTCCCCGTCCAGCAGGTCCTCGACCTGCGGGACGCATGGCGTGCGCAGGGCACCCGGATCACCTGGCTCGAGGACCGCACACCGAGGCTTCCGGGCAGGACCGGCGCGAACCATTTCGGGCCCTATTACCGGCATCTGCCCGGAAACGTCGGCTGGTTGATCGATCAACTGTGCAGGTAG
- a CDS encoding SDR family oxidoreductase, which produces MNGILLLGGHSDIGGELAARLCPGRVVVLAARRPSSLDGVAARLRAAGASDVHTLDFEATDLAGHREVVRQAQQLAGGVSTAILAFGILGDQTRAETDETHAAEIATIDYTAQVSMLTVLADSMPHGEIVAFSSIAGWRARRANYVYGSTKAGLDAFCQGLADRLHHSPLRLITARPGFVIGSMTAGMKPAPMSVTPAQVADAVSREIRTGRGSTTLWIPGRLRLLAWVMRIVPRPVWRRMPR; this is translated from the coding sequence ATGAACGGCATTCTGCTTCTCGGCGGCCACTCGGACATCGGCGGCGAACTCGCCGCCCGACTGTGCCCCGGGCGCGTGGTCGTGCTCGCGGCCCGTCGGCCCTCCTCGCTTGATGGCGTCGCCGCCCGCCTCCGCGCCGCCGGAGCATCGGACGTCCACACCCTCGACTTCGAGGCGACCGACCTGGCCGGCCACCGGGAGGTGGTGAGGCAGGCCCAGCAGCTCGCCGGTGGAGTGTCCACCGCGATCCTCGCCTTCGGCATCCTCGGCGACCAGACCCGCGCGGAGACGGATGAGACGCACGCCGCGGAGATCGCCACCATCGACTACACCGCCCAGGTGAGCATGCTCACCGTGCTGGCGGACTCGATGCCGCACGGGGAGATCGTCGCCTTCTCCTCGATCGCCGGCTGGCGGGCCCGTCGTGCCAACTACGTCTACGGCTCCACCAAGGCCGGCCTCGACGCCTTCTGCCAGGGGCTGGCTGACCGCCTGCACCACTCCCCGCTGCGCCTGATCACCGCCCGCCCGGGTTTCGTCATCGGTTCCATGACCGCGGGGATGAAGCCCGCCCCCATGTCCGTCACGCCGGCGCAGGTCGCCGACGCAGTCAGCAGAGAGATCCGCACGGGCAGGGGGAGCACCACCCTGTGGATCCCCGGGCGGCTGCGCCTGCTGGCCTGGGTGATGAGGATCGTCCCCCGCCCCGTCTGGCGCCGCATGCCCCGCTGA
- a CDS encoding YceI family protein has product MSQQKSANKIVIAIFVVLIVALALVAVVPVLVAAVMGPGVRTEGLSAQNAQPASTDINGDWQVAHTRDQNTTSVGFTFFEILPSDRRQTSGSTQAVEGYATIEAGTLRAGEITVDMAEVSTDNERRDINVRNKILNTNEFPTATFRITEPADVSQVPGNGTPAKLTLTGELEIRGETRPLSHEFDVLRDAERLIVSGDVLIDRHEYGVESPDFVAAKIDDVGELNIRLALEKN; this is encoded by the coding sequence ATGTCCCAGCAGAAATCCGCCAACAAGATCGTCATCGCGATCTTCGTCGTACTCATCGTGGCGCTCGCCCTGGTGGCCGTGGTGCCCGTGCTGGTAGCCGCAGTGATGGGTCCGGGCGTCCGTACTGAAGGACTGTCCGCACAGAACGCCCAGCCGGCGTCGACGGACATCAACGGCGACTGGCAGGTCGCCCATACCCGCGACCAGAACACCACGTCGGTCGGCTTCACCTTCTTCGAGATCCTGCCGTCTGACCGCCGCCAGACCTCCGGCTCCACCCAGGCCGTCGAGGGCTATGCGACGATTGAGGCCGGCACCCTCAGGGCCGGCGAAATCACCGTCGACATGGCCGAGGTGTCCACCGACAATGAGCGGCGCGACATCAACGTCCGCAACAAGATCCTCAACACCAACGAGTTCCCGACGGCCACCTTCAGGATCACCGAACCGGCTGACGTCTCCCAGGTCCCGGGCAACGGAACCCCGGCCAAGCTGACGCTGACCGGCGAGCTGGAGATCCGCGGGGAGACCCGCCCCCTGAGCCACGAGTTTGATGTGCTTCGCGACGCCGAACGTCTCATCGTCTCCGGCGACGTCCTGATCGACCGCCACGAGTACGGCGTCGAATCGCCGGACTTCGTCGCCGCCAAGATCGACGACGTGGGCGAGCTGAACATCCGGCTCGCCCTGGAGAAGAACTGA
- a CDS encoding FxsA family protein, with protein sequence MPLIFAIFPLLFIEALTFWAVASWLGVGWALLLLFALMALGLVSAFVEMQRVGRLAAAQRISAGRLAGDYGLLTAGAILAGTPGIASSVVGLFLIFPPTRSLARRMLAAKLVKSIENLGVRSFEATNANRSTTSYGSFVDPEGQRSDEPAGEVIEESEIEEWTRNIRPEDFGGDSTGGKPGDRE encoded by the coding sequence GTGCCGTTGATCTTCGCAATCTTCCCCCTACTTTTCATCGAGGCCCTGACCTTCTGGGCGGTCGCCTCCTGGCTCGGCGTCGGCTGGGCCCTGCTCCTGCTGTTCGCCCTGATGGCCCTGGGGCTGGTCAGCGCGTTCGTGGAGATGCAGCGCGTCGGCCGCCTGGCCGCCGCCCAGCGCATCAGCGCCGGCCGTCTGGCGGGTGATTACGGCCTGCTCACCGCCGGCGCCATTCTCGCGGGCACCCCCGGTATCGCGTCATCTGTGGTGGGCCTGTTCCTGATCTTCCCTCCGACCCGCTCCCTGGCGCGCAGGATGCTCGCCGCGAAGCTGGTCAAGTCCATCGAGAACCTCGGTGTGCGCAGTTTCGAGGCCACCAACGCGAACCGTTCCACCACCAGCTACGGCAGCTTCGTCGATCCGGAAGGCCAGCGCTCCGACGAGCCCGCAGGCGAGGTCATCGAGGAATCCGAGATCGAGGAATGGACCCGCAACATCCGCCCCGAGGACTTCGGCGGGGATTCCACCGGCGGCAAGCCGGGGGACAGGGAGTGA
- a CDS encoding NAD(P)/FAD-dependent oxidoreductase, which translates to MSNPNEVKSTLKPAYDHVIVGGGVAADKAARAIREEAPDASVLIISDVSDGPLYRPGLSKDLWLKADATLEGIDLGTTETGAELLLGTTVTALDPEAHAVTTSDGQQVGYGRLLLATGAAARHIDTPDDDRIVYYRNADDYRHLRSLVSEGIRVAIVGGGYIASEIAAGLAAAGADVSVHFPDSRLLEQMFPDSITSHLAEVYESKGISLNSGFFLSSIHAGRRLTLESRSGEKVEADVVVLGLGAVPNVQLAEEAGLEMEQGGVSVDETLATSAPDVYAAGDIATFSDPILGRRRVEHMANAERSGDAAGRTMAGTRTEYRYTPLFWSDLFDDGYEALGETRTNHRIEEVWNDAHDAAVLYYLDGDVVRGVLMWNTWGAVPKAREVMQASKEGRLKVSELAGQITPGG; encoded by the coding sequence ATGTCGAACCCGAATGAAGTGAAATCAACCCTGAAGCCCGCTTATGACCATGTCATCGTCGGGGGCGGGGTGGCCGCAGACAAGGCGGCTCGCGCAATCCGGGAGGAGGCGCCGGATGCTTCGGTACTGATCATCTCGGATGTCAGTGACGGCCCACTCTACCGGCCGGGGTTGTCGAAGGACCTGTGGCTCAAGGCTGACGCGACCCTGGAAGGAATTGACCTGGGCACCACTGAAACCGGAGCTGAACTGCTCCTGGGCACGACGGTGACCGCACTTGATCCGGAGGCACACGCCGTGACCACCTCGGACGGTCAACAGGTCGGCTACGGTCGTCTGTTGCTGGCCACCGGAGCTGCGGCCCGCCACATCGACACCCCGGACGATGACCGCATCGTCTACTACCGCAATGCCGACGACTACCGCCACCTGCGCTCCCTGGTCTCCGAGGGCATCCGGGTCGCCATCGTGGGCGGCGGTTACATCGCGTCCGAGATCGCCGCCGGACTGGCTGCCGCGGGGGCCGACGTCAGCGTCCATTTCCCGGACAGCCGCCTGCTGGAACAGATGTTCCCCGATTCGATCACCAGCCACCTCGCGGAGGTCTACGAATCAAAGGGCATCAGCCTGAACAGCGGTTTCTTCCTCTCCTCAATCCACGCGGGTCGCCGACTCACCCTGGAGTCCCGGTCCGGCGAGAAGGTGGAGGCCGACGTGGTCGTCCTCGGCCTGGGCGCGGTACCTAATGTCCAACTGGCTGAGGAGGCAGGCCTGGAGATGGAGCAAGGGGGAGTGAGCGTCGACGAGACCCTGGCCACCAGCGCCCCGGACGTCTACGCAGCAGGCGATATCGCCACCTTCTCTGATCCGATCCTCGGCCGCCGGCGTGTCGAGCACATGGCCAACGCGGAGCGTTCCGGCGATGCGGCCGGAAGAACCATGGCGGGCACGCGGACCGAGTACCGTTACACCCCGTTGTTCTGGTCGGACCTCTTCGACGACGGCTATGAGGCTCTCGGTGAAACACGCACCAACCACCGGATCGAGGAGGTGTGGAACGACGCCCATGACGCTGCGGTCCTGTACTACCTGGATGGGGACGTCGTCCGTGGCGTGCTGATGTGGAACACCTGGGGTGCCGTTCCCAAGGCCCGTGAGGTGATGCAGGCCTCGAAGGAAGGCCGACTGAAGGTCTCGGAACTGGCCGGCCAGATCACGCCCGGCGGCTAG